In Gadus morhua chromosome 2, gadMor3.0, whole genome shotgun sequence, the DNA window TTTCATTCAATTGTGAAGATAATTATTCTGTCATCTTAACAACGGAATGATTATTTAAGAAATGAGGATTGTTCCAAAAAATATTCTTTTTGGGgctattttttaaatgacacaAAAAAATCCATGTAGGGTTTACTTACTTTGCTTCGCATTCTGGCTTAGGATCGGAGACATATTCTTATTCCAGATCAGCTCGTATCTGAAGCCTTCCGTGCGTCGCCTGAGGTTCCTCTGCGGATGGACCTGGATGTATATGGCGGGTTGCTGCGATCCATCTGCCCGATAACAGAACACCTGCTCCGGGCGTCCTGCGTCCGTGATCAGCAGCTCCAGCACTCCGGCACGCTCGACGTACACGCTTGCTTGGCGAAAACCCCGAAAGGGTTTGATGCAGACGGTGGTGTGGTTGGCGTAGGATAGGTTGGGCTCCAGAACCACCCGTAGGGCCTGGCCCGGGTAAACCCAAGCCACGGAGCCCTCGGTGCAGCGCAACCGAACTTGAAGCACGGTTCTGGAGTCGTTATCTCGGGTCAGATCGCTAGGAAACGCAGAAAGCGCCTAAGTGTTATGGGTCTATTTGAGATCAGGTTTATTTCTAGGCCTATCCTTTAACAGAGTATGGAATTTGAATGACAAACCCATAGCATGAATGTTTTAACGGATATTCAATTAGGACAATCCCCTAATCGTTGCACAGACCTATGCAATCCATGCACATAAGCCTTTGTCTTGCCAAAGCAATGATTTGCTTTTTGGAAGCAAAATAATCATACTTTTTCTTAATAACCAATTTTTTGAAATAATTTATTCTTACCTTCCAGACCAATCGCACGAACCGGCGGCAAAATGCCACAAATGAAGACCCAGTATTAAagtaaatataggcctactctctCTTGACGACATCTCAACCAAAAGACATAACTACAAAATAGACTCGAAGAAAGGTTAAATACATGACTTGGGAAATACAACTTCGTTTGCAACAAGTAGAAACTCGAGCAGAAGCTGACTGAATAGTGGGTGTCGTGGGACTCGACTATAAGgcacaccctctccccctctctcttgtgTTATTTGAAAGGCCTCTTTACCGTCCGTAGCCTACCACTCATTGTGCAGAACGGCAGACCCTACGAGATTTTAGGAGGCAATTTGCTTGTGATTGGTTAGTCTGTAGAAGAGGCTGTCCACCAGTGATTGATGGTTAAACCAAAAAAGGGGTGTATAACTTTTAAACCACAACAATGATTAATTTAACATAAGGCCTAAACGTTCTTCTACATGAGCGCCTGCAATAGATAGCCCTATAACGGGACGGCCCATCTCAAAATGTTTATCTTATTATTAAATGTTGGTTTATAAATGATATTCTCTTAAAACAGTTTTGCAGAAGTGGATGCCAGATGCAAATAAAACCAGGGGGTCAACTCTCACGTCTAGGCATAGGTCTACTAATCTTTCAGTAGGCCTATTAGAtattattacaaaatataatAGGCCTACTGACCCTCTTATTTAAAATGTTCCAATACAATTCATTGTTTGGTTTGTGGCGACCTCTGGTGGTGACGATGTTCCCGACGATGTGGTGCCCATTGTATTTCTTGTCTCGTTGAAAGGCAGGAAAAACATTTAATGTTGTAAATTAATTTGCAGCAGCCCCCGGCCATATTGGCGGTCTCATGGGCAAATTAATCTGTTTCTACGAGTTTTCAGGTGGAAGTTATGCAGGCTATCTCACACACGAGGAGAAGTCAGACAGATGTTTGCTCAGGTGGATAATACATCTTGAACATGGCAAATGTGCAGCTAATGTGGCACAAACTTAAACTTACTTGGCCACGTCTCTATAAATAGTCCAGGAGATATGGCTTGCATTTTAAAACGTTGACTATGCCGCCTCCGTATAGTCGCTCAACTGTGGAATCACGTGTCACCACCATTCTTCCCATCGCGAGGGGGGCCTATGAATGGAGTCTTTGTCCATGAAATGAAACAGTCCTTCAGTGGCCCTCGACATAAATCCCTTATCCCTTATCTACCGGAGCTTAGGTACTACATTTAAACATATCCTTGTCATACAGCAATATTTACATCGTTCGTATTTGCTTTGGCCATTAGCTAGTCAGATGTGTGGCTACAAAATATCAAAGGCCAGCTATAGACCATCCCTACCTTTCATTGGACTAGACTGCATTGGTTTATCTCCATGAA includes these proteins:
- the LOC115529930 gene encoding meteorin-like protein encodes the protein MSSRESRPIFTLILGLHLWHFAAGSCDWSGSDLTRDNDSRTVLQVRLRCTEGSVAWVYPGQALRVVLEPNLSYANHTTVCIKPFRGFRQASVYVERAGVLELLITDAGRPEQVFCYRADGSQQPAIYIQVHPQRNLRRRTEGFRYELIWNKNMSPILSQNAKQNSCQPCNDTELLMAICNGDFVIRGFIKSVSHDPERQTSSVEVSGGRVYRQRSGVFIQEAVAPTVVGGSTSPGATWCGRVRVPLQCHVKTGAGEFLFTGSEHFGEAWLGCAPRYNDFLSLYRAAWEARRHFCDFPLD